Proteins encoded in a region of the Quercus lobata isolate SW786 chromosome 8, ValleyOak3.0 Primary Assembly, whole genome shotgun sequence genome:
- the LOC115954815 gene encoding uncharacterized protein LOC115954815, whose product MGFSKDEKSKRLLRAVKTLFFLITMLISLLLFSAPVLLVIADTLLPSALLSASLSPSSLSLQTLSSHLQNYDFRYSLIDIPLISILRSAIIICVYSLCDGPRLSRGPYLGITTMCSLLSLMFVSLKASVVFAGKDRGGYVRATEIALFICSLALAVGHIVVAYRTSCRERRKLLVYKIDIEAVSACKNGFPRYQKILQEQYVQ is encoded by the exons ATGGGTTTTTCAAAGGATGAGAAATCAAAAAGGCTTTTGAGGGCTGTGAAGACTTTGTTTTTCTTGATCACCATGCTGATTTCTCTGCTGCTTTTCTCAGCGCCGGTTCTTTTGGTTATAGCGGATACACTTCTTCCTTCTGCGCTTCTCTCTGCTTCTCTTTCTCCGTCTTCTCTTTCTCTACAAACTCTCTCTTCCCACCTCCAAAACTATGACTTTCGGTACTCTCTCATAGATATACCCCTCATTTCCATTCTAAGATCGGCCATCATAATAT GTGTTTATAGCTTGTGCGATGGGCCAAGGCTTTCACGAGGGCCATATTTGGGGATTACAACGATGTGTTCACTTCTGTCTTTAATGTTTGTTTCGTTGAAAGCTTCAGTTGTGTTTGCTGGCAAAGATAGAGGTGGCTATGTTAGGGCCACGGAAATAGCTTTGTTCATATGCTCTCTGGCTCTTGCTGTTGGGCATATTGTTGTGGCATATAGAACAAGTTGCAGAGAGAGACGGAAGCTTTTGGTTTACAAAATTGACATTGAAGCT GTCTCAGCTTGCAAGAATGGGTTTCCTAGGTATCAAAAGATTTTACAAGAACAATACGtacaatga
- the LOC115954436 gene encoding uncharacterized protein LOC115954436, translating to MGFGALRTLIRPLARTLISRTSTSICSTTTPFPSTSTFSPLNSELRFAFGGQAPWFPIHNHFHSLTDTRFPKRRPSQKSRRKRATMKTPGPYAWVKYTPGEPILPNNPNEGSVKRRNEKKRMRLRREFILAEKKKRKAQLQEATRKKNIKRVERKMAAVARERAWAQRLAELQQLEEEKKKSMA from the exons ATGGGATTTGGAGCTCTAAGAACCTTAATTCGACCCCTAGCAAGAACCCTAATATCCCGCACCTCCACTTCGATTTGCTCCACTACGACGCCGTTTCCTTCCACTTCCACTTTCTCACCCCTAAATTCGGAGCTCCGATTCGCTTTCGGCGGCCAAGCCCCATGGTTTCCGATACACAACCATTTCCACAGCTTGACCGACACTCGGTTCCCGAAGAGACGGCCCAGCCAAAAGTCTCGTCGCAAAAGAGCCACCATGAAAACCCCAG GGCCGTATGCTTGGGTTAAGTACACACCAGGCGAACCGATACTTCCAAATAATCCCAATGAAGGCAGCGTGAAGAGAAGGAATGAGAAAAAGCGCATGAGGCTGCGCCGTGAATTTATATTG GCAGAAAAGAAGAAACGAAAGGCTCAGTTGCAAGAGGCTACAAGGAAGAAGAACATTAAGAGGGTAGAGCGCAAAATGGCTGCTGTGGCAAGGGAAAGAGCTTGGGCTCAAAGACTGGCAGAGCTGCAGCAGCttgaggaagagaagaaaaaatccATGGCTTAA